A region of Theileria annulata chromosome 2, complete sequence, *** SEQUENCING IN PROGRESS *** DNA encodes the following proteins:
- a CDS encoding splicing factor 3a subunit 2, putative (chr2.cand.348 - splicing factor 3a subunit 2, putative): MIDYQHRVGHKTGSGAPASAHDVAAHQRERLRKLALETFDLNKDPYFSKNHMGHVECRLCLTVHTTESSYLSHTQGRKHQMNLARRAAKEQKDAFMTIAPISKTRAFKAPTLKIGRPGYRITKMRDPETKQPALLFEIEFPEIQGTPKYRFMSAFEQKIEIPPDPNYQFLLFAADPYETIAFKVPNLEIDNGPNKLFSYFDDKRKLFIFQVHFKLKKTFKVLPGLPQRPTKFDHVGPGPQF; the protein is encoded by the exons ATGATAGATTACCAGCATAGAGTTGGACATAAAACAGGAAGTGGCGCTCCGGCAAGCGCCCATGACGTCGCAGCTCACCAGAGGGAGAGGCTGCGCAAATTGGCCCTTGAAACTTTTGATTTAAACAAGGATCCTTATTTTTCCAAGAACCACATGGGTCATGTGGAGTGTAGATTATGTCTTACAGTTCATACGACTGAAAGTTCTTATTTAAGTCACACCCAGGGCCGAAAACACCAAATGAACTTGGCCAGAAGGGCCGCTAAGGAACAAAAAGACGCTTTTATGACCATCGCACCAATTTCAAAG acTAGAGCTTTTAAAGCTCCTACACTAAAGATTGGGAGACCAGGTTATAGGATAACTAAAATGAGAGATCCAGAAACAAAGCAACCTGCACTACTATTTGAAATTGAGTTCCCTGAGATTCAAGGAACACCAAAGTATCGTTTTATGTCGGCCTTTGAACAGAAAATTGAAATTCCACCTGACCCAAACTACCAGTTCTTATTATTTGCAGCAGATCCATACGAAACAATAG CATTTAAGGTACCAAATCTAGAAATTGACAACGGCCCGAACAAGTTATTTAGTTACTTTGACGACAAAAGAAAGCTTTTCATCTTCCAAGTACATTTTAAg CTTAAAAAAACATTTAAAGTATTGCCTGGATTGCCACAAAGACCAACTAAGTTTGACCATGTCGGACCAGGTCctcaattttaa